In one Nocardioides luteus genomic region, the following are encoded:
- a CDS encoding cytochrome ubiquinol oxidase subunit I, whose product MIAEALALAAEEPAGLLPARQQMAFSLGWHIILACFGVAFPSMIFVVHLLGLRGNEVALTLAKRWAKVSAVLFAIGAVSGTVLSFEMGLLWPGLMEKFGDVLGLPFAFEGLSFFTEAIFLGLYLYGWGRMSPRLHLLCLLPMAAAGIFGTFCVISVNAWMNMPTGFRIDAAGNVVDVEPWKAMFNQGALLQFLHMWLAAFMVAGFVVAAVYAAGALRGRRDRHHRLGFTVPFVFASVAAVLQPVVGHVLGIRLGETQPAKLAAFELAETTEQPAPLRLGGLMIDGEPRYFIEIPNWGSFIARGSFDLPVRGLDTFPASDVPPVNITHLAFQTMIGIGSLLMLAVIGYWLLRWRGRDLLETRWFCWFAVAAGPLAVVALESGWVATEVGRQPWVVYDIMRTIDAAGDNPGLWWVFGTMLVVYTLLTIGAVLVLRSMARRWREAGEDLPSPYGPAISEDGRR is encoded by the coding sequence GTGATCGCCGAAGCGCTTGCGCTTGCTGCCGAGGAGCCCGCCGGGCTCCTACCGGCGCGACAGCAGATGGCCTTCTCGCTCGGGTGGCACATCATCCTGGCCTGCTTCGGCGTCGCCTTCCCGAGCATGATCTTCGTCGTCCACCTCCTCGGCCTCCGTGGCAACGAGGTGGCGCTCACCCTGGCGAAACGGTGGGCGAAGGTCTCCGCGGTGCTCTTCGCGATCGGCGCGGTCTCCGGCACCGTGCTCAGCTTCGAGATGGGGCTGCTCTGGCCGGGGCTGATGGAGAAGTTCGGCGACGTCCTCGGGTTGCCGTTCGCGTTCGAGGGGCTCTCGTTCTTCACCGAGGCGATCTTCCTCGGCCTCTACCTCTACGGCTGGGGACGGATGTCGCCGCGCCTGCACCTGCTCTGCCTGCTTCCGATGGCCGCCGCCGGGATCTTCGGCACCTTCTGCGTGATCTCGGTCAACGCCTGGATGAACATGCCCACCGGCTTCCGGATCGACGCCGCGGGCAACGTTGTCGACGTCGAACCGTGGAAGGCGATGTTCAACCAGGGCGCGCTGCTGCAGTTCCTGCACATGTGGCTGGCCGCGTTCATGGTGGCGGGCTTCGTGGTCGCGGCGGTCTACGCCGCCGGTGCCCTGCGCGGACGGCGCGACCGCCATCACCGGCTCGGCTTCACGGTGCCGTTCGTCTTCGCCTCGGTGGCGGCCGTGCTCCAGCCCGTCGTCGGCCACGTCCTCGGCATCCGCCTCGGCGAGACGCAGCCGGCGAAGCTGGCCGCCTTCGAGCTCGCCGAGACCACCGAGCAGCCGGCGCCGCTGCGCCTGGGCGGGCTGATGATCGACGGCGAACCGCGCTACTTCATCGAGATCCCCAACTGGGGCTCCTTCATCGCCCGCGGCAGCTTCGACCTGCCCGTGCGCGGGCTCGACACCTTCCCGGCCTCCGACGTCCCGCCGGTCAACATCACCCATCTCGCGTTCCAGACGATGATCGGCATCGGATCGCTGCTGATGCTGGCCGTCATCGGCTACTGGCTGCTGCGCTGGCGTGGTCGCGACCTGCTCGAGACCCGATGGTTCTGCTGGTTCGCCGTCGCCGCCGGGCCGCTGGCCGTGGTCGCGCTCGAGTCCGGCTGGGTCGCCACCGAGGTCGGGCGCCAGCCGTGGGTCGTCTACGACATCATGCGCACCATCGACGCCGCCGGTGACAACCCGGGTCTGTGGTGGGTCTTCGGCACGATGCTGGTGGTCTACACGTTGTTGACGATCGGTGCCGTCCTGGTGCTGCGCTCGATGGCGCGGCGGTGGCGTGAGGCCGGCGAGGACCTGCCGAGCCCGTACGGCCCGGCGATCTCGGAGGACGGCCGCCGATGA
- the poxB gene encoding ubiquinone-dependent pyruvate dehydrogenase, translated as MSTVAEQIVATLAASGVRRVYGVPGDSLNGITDALRKDGRIAWVHVRHEEAGAFAAAADAATTGELAVVVGSAGPGNLHLINGLYDANRSRVPVLAIAAHIPTAEIGTGYFQETHPQELYRESSVYSEYVAHPSQMPHVLEVAMRTAIEKQGVAVVAIPGDVALAKSPVERASVIRPTTSHVLPAESEISRAADLLNAGRRVTILAGAGTAGAHDEVVALADRLGAPIVHALRGKEFIEYDNPFDVGMTGLLGFASGYRAMERADTLLMLGTDFPYRQFYPKHATTIQVDVRGEQLGRRHPVDLGLVGTVKDTAEALLPLLTRKSDRHHLEESTEHYRETRTKLDELATPSKRNAPIHPQYLARLINEAADDDAIFIPDVGSPVVWAARYLSMNGRRRLIGSFTHGSMANALPHAIGAQAAHPDRQVVALAGDGGLTMLMGELITLTQNKLPVKLVVFNNSSLNFVELEMKAAGFVNYGTDLVNPDFAQVAQAMGIYARRVERSEDLPEAIADILAHDGPALLDVVTERQELSMPPTVTAEQVKGFTLYALRTVLSGRGDELIDLARANARQLF; from the coding sequence ATGTCGACCGTGGCAGAGCAGATCGTGGCCACACTTGCGGCTAGCGGCGTACGCCGCGTCTATGGCGTCCCCGGTGACTCGCTCAACGGGATCACCGACGCCCTGCGCAAGGACGGGCGCATCGCCTGGGTGCACGTCAGGCACGAGGAGGCGGGAGCGTTCGCCGCGGCCGCCGATGCCGCGACGACCGGAGAGCTCGCCGTCGTGGTCGGCAGCGCCGGCCCCGGCAACCTCCACCTGATCAACGGTCTCTACGACGCCAACCGCTCACGCGTGCCCGTGCTCGCGATCGCCGCCCACATCCCCACCGCCGAGATCGGCACCGGCTACTTCCAGGAGACCCACCCGCAGGAGCTCTACCGGGAGTCCTCGGTCTACTCCGAGTATGTCGCGCACCCGAGCCAGATGCCGCACGTCCTCGAGGTCGCCATGCGTACGGCCATCGAGAAGCAGGGCGTCGCGGTGGTCGCGATCCCGGGCGATGTCGCCCTGGCGAAGTCGCCCGTCGAGCGCGCCTCGGTCATCCGCCCGACGACCTCGCACGTGCTTCCCGCGGAGTCCGAGATCAGCCGGGCGGCCGACCTGCTCAACGCCGGGCGGCGAGTCACCATCCTCGCCGGCGCCGGCACCGCCGGCGCGCACGACGAGGTGGTGGCCCTGGCCGACAGGCTGGGCGCCCCGATCGTGCACGCGCTGCGCGGCAAGGAGTTCATCGAGTACGACAACCCGTTCGACGTCGGGATGACCGGGCTGCTCGGCTTCGCCTCGGGCTACCGGGCCATGGAGCGCGCCGACACCCTGCTCATGCTGGGCACCGACTTCCCCTACCGGCAGTTCTATCCCAAGCACGCCACCACCATCCAGGTCGACGTACGCGGCGAGCAGCTCGGGCGCCGCCACCCGGTCGACCTCGGTCTGGTGGGAACGGTGAAGGACACCGCCGAGGCCCTCCTCCCGCTGCTCACGCGCAAGAGCGACCGCCACCACCTAGAGGAGTCGACCGAGCACTACCGCGAGACGCGGACCAAGCTCGACGAGCTCGCGACGCCTTCCAAGCGCAACGCCCCGATCCATCCGCAGTACCTGGCCCGCCTGATCAACGAGGCCGCCGACGACGATGCCATCTTCATCCCCGACGTCGGCTCGCCCGTGGTGTGGGCGGCCCGCTACCTCTCGATGAACGGTCGCCGCCGGCTGATCGGGTCGTTCACCCACGGCTCGATGGCCAACGCGCTCCCGCACGCGATCGGTGCGCAGGCGGCCCACCCGGATCGCCAGGTCGTCGCCCTCGCGGGCGACGGCGGGCTCACCATGCTGATGGGTGAGCTGATCACCCTCACCCAGAACAAGCTGCCGGTGAAGCTGGTGGTGTTCAACAACTCCTCGCTCAACTTCGTGGAGCTGGAGATGAAGGCGGCCGGGTTCGTGAACTACGGCACCGACCTGGTCAACCCCGATTTCGCGCAGGTCGCCCAGGCCATGGGCATCTATGCCCGCCGCGTCGAGCGCTCGGAGGACCTCCCCGAGGCGATCGCGGACATCTTGGCCCACGACGGTCCGGCGCTCCTCGACGTCGTCACCGAGCGGCAGGAGCTGTCGATGCCGCCGACCGTCACCGCGGAGCAGGTCAAGGGCTTCACCCTGTACGCCCTGCGGACCGTCCTGTCCGGACGCGGCGACGAGCTGATCGACCTCGCCAGGGCGAACGCGCGTCAGCTGTTCTGA
- a CDS encoding helical backbone metal receptor — MRRESSEPVRIVSLVPSITEALASVRPDAVVGATDWCTHPAELEVTRVRGTKNPNLAVIRDLEPDLVIANKEENRELDVRRLREAGIRVEVTEIETVPAAVTTYERLFDDALGWDRPDWLTEARRLWCGPLPRVSRRVAVPIWRDPWMVVGSRTFTGDLLRRLGWENVFGQHDDRYPHLDLAEIDAAGADAVLLPDEPYVFTAEDGPEAFTRTPTELVSGRLITWYGPSLVEAHRWAAG; from the coding sequence ATGCGAAGGGAGTCGTCGGAACCTGTGCGGATCGTCAGTCTCGTCCCTTCGATCACCGAGGCGCTGGCGTCGGTACGCCCCGACGCGGTCGTCGGCGCCACGGACTGGTGCACCCATCCGGCCGAGCTCGAGGTGACCCGCGTCCGCGGCACCAAGAACCCGAACCTCGCCGTGATCCGTGACCTCGAGCCGGACCTGGTGATCGCCAACAAGGAGGAGAACCGCGAGCTCGACGTCCGCCGCCTCCGCGAGGCCGGCATCCGGGTCGAGGTCACCGAGATCGAGACCGTCCCGGCGGCGGTGACGACCTACGAGCGGCTCTTCGACGACGCGCTCGGCTGGGACCGCCCGGACTGGCTCACGGAGGCCCGCCGGCTGTGGTGCGGGCCGCTCCCCCGGGTCAGCCGCCGGGTCGCGGTGCCGATCTGGCGCGACCCGTGGATGGTCGTCGGGTCACGGACGTTCACCGGCGACCTGCTGCGGCGGCTGGGGTGGGAGAACGTCTTCGGTCAGCACGATGACCGCTACCCCCATCTCGACCTGGCCGAGATCGACGCCGCCGGAGCCGATGCGGTGCTGCTCCCCGACGAGCCGTACGTCTTCACCGCCGAGGACGGCCCGGAGGCCTTCACGCGGACGCCGACCGAGCTGGTCAGCGGCCGGCTGATCACCTGGTACGGACCGAGTCTCGTCGAGGCCCATCGGTGGGCAGCCGGCTGA
- a CDS encoding DinB family protein: protein MPSEQTYAETDQFRRALITQSDLSGLEIRDCWFEERLKIVDCWGRDVYLGGDFGRVVVNDVDVTAYVQSELDRVHPSRRLAREAETADEIRSVWNLLETEWAATIERVRAMPEDKRRERVDDEWSFVETLRHLLFASDKWFGNCVLEEDSPYHPLGYGPAGSDEGTGIDTSVEAGFDEVLAARAARMATIRGYVAGVTDEDLDRLCRRRPVGGYTDAEFSVRRCLKVVLNEEAEHHRYAVRDLAVLTSRD, encoded by the coding sequence ATGCCCTCCGAGCAGACGTACGCCGAGACCGACCAGTTCCGCCGAGCGCTGATCACGCAGAGCGATCTCAGTGGTCTGGAGATCCGGGACTGCTGGTTCGAGGAGCGGCTGAAGATCGTCGACTGCTGGGGTCGCGACGTCTATCTCGGCGGCGACTTCGGGCGGGTCGTGGTCAACGACGTCGACGTGACGGCGTACGTCCAGTCCGAGCTCGACCGCGTCCACCCGTCACGCCGGCTCGCGCGCGAGGCGGAGACGGCCGACGAGATCCGCTCGGTCTGGAATCTGCTCGAGACGGAGTGGGCAGCGACGATCGAGCGGGTCCGGGCGATGCCCGAGGACAAGCGGCGCGAGCGCGTCGACGACGAGTGGTCGTTCGTGGAGACGCTGCGACACCTGCTCTTCGCCAGTGACAAGTGGTTCGGCAACTGTGTGCTCGAGGAGGACTCGCCCTACCATCCGCTCGGCTACGGTCCGGCGGGGTCTGACGAAGGCACCGGGATCGACACCAGCGTCGAGGCGGGCTTCGACGAGGTGCTGGCGGCCCGGGCCGCGCGGATGGCGACGATCCGTGGCTACGTCGCGGGTGTCACCGACGAGGATCTCGACCGGCTCTGCCGACGGCGCCCGGTCGGCGGCTACACCGACGCGGAGTTCTCCGTACGTCGCTGCCTCAAGGTCGTCCTGAACGAGGAGGCCGAGCACCACCGCTATGCCGTACGTGACCTGGCGGTTCTCACCTCGCGCGACTGA
- a CDS encoding nuclear transport factor 2 family protein, protein MAEAMTDEARRALALEYLKRLDRGEDFFELFDEHIQLYFPKIGIVDGIDAVREAFAKVGSLLGGIKHDYAYFNYVVVGDTVVVEGTSAGTTADGTAFRAGVTHAGRWCDVMEIRDGRIHRLFVYLDPDYAGADTERYPWLVEAEPETMGSVAS, encoded by the coding sequence ATGGCCGAGGCAATGACGGACGAGGCACGCAGAGCCCTCGCCCTGGAGTACCTGAAGCGGCTCGACCGCGGCGAGGACTTCTTCGAGCTCTTCGATGAGCACATCCAGCTGTACTTCCCGAAGATCGGGATCGTCGACGGGATCGACGCGGTCCGGGAGGCGTTCGCCAAGGTCGGATCGCTGCTCGGTGGGATCAAGCACGACTACGCGTACTTCAACTACGTGGTCGTCGGCGACACCGTCGTCGTCGAGGGCACCTCGGCGGGGACCACCGCCGACGGCACCGCGTTCCGTGCGGGCGTGACGCATGCGGGTCGCTGGTGCGACGTGATGGAGATCCGCGACGGCCGGATCCACCGGCTGTTCGTCTACCTCGATCCGGACTACGCCGGCGCCGATACGGAGCGCTATCCCTGGCTGGTCGAAGCGGAGCCCGAGACGATGGGATCGGTGGCGTCATGA
- a CDS encoding cytochrome d ubiquinol oxidase subunit II, with the protein MSLEVAVAAALFVGVLAYALFGGADFGSGFFDLTAGGARRGAELRTLIDHSIGPVWEVNHVWLIYCLVVWWTGFPESFAAVMTTLIVPLLLALLGIVLRGASFAFRKYSATLSQARTFGVVFATSSIITPFFLGTVAGAIASGRVPADGYGDRWSSWLNPTSVFGGIIAVGTCAFLAGVFLCADAVRGGKPALASALRVRTLGVGLATGLVVFIALIPIEIDAPTLADGLERQAAPLIICSFLAGVATLWLLWKSRFALARLPALIAVATVISGWGVGQYPWLLVDEVRLADAGGAEATLQALLVAVAIAGIVVVPPLALLFRLTQTERWSR; encoded by the coding sequence ATGAGTCTGGAGGTGGCCGTCGCGGCGGCGCTGTTCGTCGGGGTCCTGGCGTACGCGCTGTTCGGCGGAGCCGACTTCGGGTCCGGCTTCTTCGACCTCACGGCCGGTGGGGCGCGGCGGGGTGCGGAGCTCCGCACGCTGATCGACCACAGCATCGGGCCGGTGTGGGAGGTGAACCACGTGTGGCTGATCTACTGCCTGGTGGTGTGGTGGACCGGGTTCCCGGAGTCGTTCGCCGCAGTGATGACGACCTTGATCGTGCCGTTGCTGCTGGCGCTGCTCGGCATCGTGCTCCGTGGTGCCTCGTTCGCGTTCCGGAAGTACTCCGCGACGCTGTCCCAGGCCCGCACCTTCGGTGTCGTCTTCGCGACCTCCTCGATCATCACGCCGTTCTTCCTGGGGACCGTCGCCGGGGCGATCGCCTCCGGCCGGGTGCCTGCCGACGGCTACGGCGACCGCTGGTCGTCCTGGCTGAACCCGACCTCGGTCTTCGGCGGGATCATCGCGGTCGGCACCTGCGCCTTCCTGGCCGGCGTGTTCCTCTGCGCCGACGCCGTACGTGGCGGAAAGCCCGCCCTGGCCTCGGCTCTCCGGGTGCGGACGCTGGGGGTCGGGCTGGCCACCGGACTGGTCGTCTTCATCGCGCTGATCCCGATCGAGATCGATGCGCCCACGCTGGCCGACGGGCTGGAGCGACAGGCCGCGCCGCTGATCATCTGCTCGTTCCTGGCCGGGGTGGCCACCTTGTGGCTGCTCTGGAAGAGTCGCTTCGCCCTCGCCCGGCTGCCGGCCCTGATCGCGGTCGCCACCGTGATCTCCGGCTGGGGAGTCGGGCAGTATCCGTGGCTCCTGGTCGACGAGGTCCGTCTCGCCGATGCGGGCGGGGCCGAGGCGACCCTGCAGGCGCTGCTGGTCGCCGTCGCGATCGCCGGGATCGTGGTGGTTCCTCCGCTGGCTCTGCTGTTCCGGCTCACTCAGACCGAGCGGTGGAGCAGGTGA
- a CDS encoding YrdB family protein encodes MAVFGWFVLTLVFIDELLAMAAFGVWGWQHEPRWLLVWLLPVAAMVAWGLFASPKATRSGPVIRPVVKVIVFGLASLALLDAGHPGWALALLVFSVVVNGLAQLPAISRLPTDGPRRDSVRTR; translated from the coding sequence GTGGCGGTCTTCGGTTGGTTCGTTCTGACTCTGGTGTTCATCGACGAGCTGCTGGCGATGGCCGCCTTCGGGGTGTGGGGCTGGCAGCACGAACCGAGGTGGCTGCTGGTCTGGCTGCTGCCGGTGGCGGCCATGGTCGCCTGGGGCCTGTTCGCCTCGCCCAAGGCGACGCGGAGCGGGCCGGTGATCCGGCCGGTGGTGAAGGTGATCGTCTTCGGGCTCGCCTCGCTGGCGCTCCTCGACGCCGGTCATCCGGGATGGGCGCTCGCCCTGCTGGTCTTCTCGGTCGTCGTCAACGGCCTGGCCCAGCTGCCGGCGATCAGCCGGCTGCCCACCGATGGGCCTCGACGAGACTCGGTCCGTACCAGGTGA
- a CDS encoding GntR family transcriptional regulator, protein MTTRPRASTEEVYARVRADLLGGVYAPGERLKSTPLCETYGASVSVIRETLSRLTEQGLVESEPRIGFRVRQVSVEDLRHLTSARIDIESLALRYAIERGDMNWESEVVAAHHRMERTPMLTADAPPRVSDEWEVAHSGFHGALLDGAGNPWLLGMATTLRDAGEFYRRWSQVHEPDRDVAGEHREILEATLARDADRAVRALAQHYRHTADILERALAERDVAQNS, encoded by the coding sequence ATGACGACTCGACCACGGGCCAGCACCGAGGAGGTCTACGCCCGCGTTCGCGCCGACCTGCTCGGCGGCGTCTATGCGCCTGGGGAGCGGCTGAAGTCGACGCCGCTGTGCGAGACGTACGGCGCCAGCGTGAGCGTCATCCGCGAGACCCTCTCCCGGCTCACCGAGCAGGGACTGGTGGAGTCCGAGCCCCGGATCGGCTTCCGGGTGCGGCAGGTGAGCGTCGAGGACCTGCGCCACCTGACCAGTGCTCGCATCGACATCGAGTCGCTCGCGCTCCGCTATGCCATCGAGCGCGGTGACATGAACTGGGAGTCCGAGGTGGTGGCGGCCCACCACCGGATGGAACGTACGCCGATGCTCACCGCCGACGCTCCCCCGCGCGTCTCCGACGAGTGGGAGGTGGCCCACAGCGGCTTCCACGGCGCTCTGCTCGACGGCGCCGGCAATCCCTGGCTGCTGGGCATGGCCACGACGCTGCGCGACGCCGGCGAGTTCTACCGGCGCTGGTCACAGGTCCACGAGCCCGACCGAGACGTCGCCGGGGAGCACCGCGAGATCCTGGAGGCGACCCTCGCCCGGGATGCGGACCGGGCCGTGCGCGCGCTCGCGCAGCACTACCGGCACACGGCCGACATCCTCGAGCGGGCCCTCGCCGAGCGGGACGTCGCTCAGAACAGCTGA